DNA from Labrus bergylta chromosome 3, fLabBer1.1, whole genome shotgun sequence:
ttatattttgtattacatatttgctttaatacagtgtatagcttctgtacagtttattttaatttacttagctgttactacaacgtatttatttttttattttatttgtacttttctaatctttttttcttataatgctattctgttttatatataatttgaacttttttgtagaagctgactcagggagaaacacaaaaattccaatgtacctgtgctgtcctgtacctgtgcaaatggcaataaacatctattctattctattcttttctCCCGACAGCAGAAGGAGCTGAGGGCGGCAGATAAACAAAGTAGAAACAAAGCAGCTGTAATCAAATTCCCTCCCCACGTTCCTCAGATTTCTTCTCATGAGAAGTGGATTGGAGGTGAGGTCACTGTAACCTTTGTCCACCTCCAGTCCAATCTGTCCATCCTTGAGCCCAAAAGTTCCCAAACTCTTAAGAtttcatggttttttttttcctttgaccTCACGTACTGCTCTGGGCCTGTTGACTTGGCCGCCCGTGCTGCCGCCTTTAAATGGAGAGTTGGTAAAGATGTTGTGAAAGTCCTTCACCCTGTAGACACACACAGCGCTCATccccctgcagagagagagacacagaggtcagctagtttttttttactgactcaTCTGCAACAACAAGGAAGTGCCGGGAGGTCAGAGCAGATCTTAGACgtgctggttttaaaaaaaaacacagctgagcAGACGGGTACTAaagttaactttaaaaaaagactgaagaggAAGCATAAACAAGGTGAGAGAAGTAACTGAGTTCTGTCTGTTCTTCTTTTGTCATCAATGCTAAACCGAGATAAATAACCGTCAAATCATCAGTCAGCAGTTAAACAAGGGTTTGAGGTCACTAAAAGGCTGAACGTGCATATACAGAAATATAGCAGagatcaagtatatcctctgaaaataactctgtgagtcatgactgtctacaatgggtgtaacacccgagtcccactgtctgtgatgttttcagagttttcagagtcctatcttcagtttgtttatatcgCCAGGACAGCGGCTGAGtcctcccctcacatataaaagttgtttaattgagggactagagaaaagaagaataacatactgtactcactgcttaactgtgtttctagatcacgttaatttcgggtaaatttacatgcagtgtgaagatacgaacATAATAAagagcattagcattagcatgctaacacaacaacgcagcGCGagatgttttggtttcatggtggtgctcaagggcgataTCAAAAAGTCttatattcttcctttaatgtggTTAAATGTGAACAGGTAAGAGTGACTCTGCTGTGttatacaaagacaaaaacaacggCGTTGGCTTAAATCACTGTGACACACTTTTAATGTCCTGATGCTAAAAAAAGCTAAAGCAGAAATGCGAGTAAATCCtgagaaataaatcaaagatgAGAGTCTCTTCAATGACTCAGAGTTCAGTCCAACAGTTTGCTCACGCTGTCTGGAGCTGGCGACGCACAAGACGATTTTCAGATCTTTTCAGacgatttttaaaaagtggagaCCACAGAGACACGGGGACGGTTTGACCGATGTTTAACATTATAGACAAGAGATCTCAGAAgataaacaaacatggaggacgatgGCACtgacaaagttacatagtgctgaaaacaagGTGAgcggggcgctctgtggacatgagagagacgccattctccctgttggagGTTATTGTTCTATTAGATCAACTTTGAGACTACTGTTTGAAGGAGAAGGAGTTACAGGTTTTTGCTTTAACAGCCAGTAAGAGGGTTATTATGTATTTGGGTTCAGATCCACTTCAGGACTATGCTGTGGCGTGATGTGTGATCCCTCTCAGTATCCATCCTTGTTTGACAACATGAAGGATATGAAGTCTTACCATTCATTCTTGAAGAGTGCATAAACCCTGGAGTCCTGCCAGCGCTCTGTGCGCACAGCAGCCACGTGGACCAGCTCAGAGAAGTGCTGCTTGCTGTCTGGATCTCCGCAGAAGAGCCTGGCGTTCATCTGCGACGTCCAGATATACTGCATGTGTCTCTTGGGACCGCCCCTGTCTGCCTAAAGCAAGCCACAGCCACACTGTCAATCACTCCTGAGCACAGGTTACATATAGTGGAGTCCTTGTTTACAGCGGGTGTACTTTGTGCACCAATGGATGCTACAACTTTGTTTTAAAGGATTCAAACCATCGAAAATGTTGATGCCTCTTATTCAATCTTTACCATGCAAACCTGTGAGACGAAGGGGAGCCACATTCCGCTGTACAGGTCTGagtctctgtttttctccttgTAAAAGGCAAACACTTTATTCTGCAAAGGGTCTTCTGCCTGTCTGATGATCACC
Protein-coding regions in this window:
- the LOC114921866 gene encoding semaphorin-7A-like, whose product is MWLPFVSQVCMADRGGPKRHMQYIWTSQMNARLFCGDPDSKQHFSELVHVAAVRTERWQDSRVYALFKNEWGMSAVCVYRVKDFHNIFTNSPFKGGSTGGQVNRPRAVREVKGKKKP